The Legionella cincinnatiensis genome includes a region encoding these proteins:
- the gatB gene encoding Asp-tRNA(Asn)/Glu-tRNA(Gln) amidotransferase subunit GatB, whose product MEWDTVIGLEVHIQLKTKSKLFSGASTTFGSTPNSQTCFIDAGLPGVLPVLNQEAVIMAIRFGLAIQAEIQDQSIFERKNYFYPDLPKGYQISQFQKPIISNGKLTITLKDGSEKEVLIARAHLEEDAGKSLHGVHAGYSGIDLNRAGTPLLEIVTTPCLFSSHEAVSYLKKLHQLVQFLDICDGNMQEGNFRCDVNLSLKPKDSSTLGTRTELKNLNSFRFIEKAIAYEQARHMDLLESGQQVTQETRLYNPDTHTTHAMRSKENENDYRYFPDPDLLPIQIPLSLISEVKNNLPDLPDKIYLELKNTPSLNEEDINFILSSPATYYFYKEIKTQSHAPEKMIINWLKGQYTAALNEENLTFDTPRVAANIMANLLNKLQDNIISLNHARTIFTLLWSGEKDIETIIEREGFRQSDNTALWEEMIAQLIKQYPEQVADYRSGKEKLLAFFIGQIMKQTKGKANPEQINLLLKKRLSGN is encoded by the coding sequence ATGGAATGGGATACTGTCATTGGGCTCGAAGTACATATTCAGCTTAAAACAAAATCTAAGCTTTTTTCTGGCGCCTCTACTACATTTGGCTCTACTCCTAACTCACAAACATGCTTTATTGATGCAGGACTTCCGGGAGTCTTACCCGTATTAAACCAAGAAGCGGTCATTATGGCGATCCGATTTGGTTTAGCCATCCAAGCAGAAATCCAAGATCAATCCATTTTTGAGCGCAAAAATTATTTTTACCCAGACTTACCCAAAGGATACCAAATCAGCCAATTTCAAAAACCAATTATCAGCAACGGTAAATTAACCATTACTTTAAAGGATGGCAGTGAAAAAGAAGTTTTAATTGCACGTGCCCATTTGGAAGAGGATGCAGGTAAATCACTGCATGGAGTACATGCGGGTTATAGTGGTATTGATCTGAACCGTGCAGGCACTCCATTATTGGAAATTGTAACAACTCCCTGTTTATTTTCCAGTCATGAAGCTGTTAGCTATCTCAAAAAACTGCATCAACTAGTTCAGTTTTTGGATATTTGTGATGGGAACATGCAGGAGGGTAATTTTCGTTGTGATGTGAATCTCTCATTAAAACCTAAGGACTCTTCTACTTTAGGGACACGAACTGAATTAAAAAACTTAAACTCATTTCGTTTTATTGAAAAAGCAATTGCGTATGAACAAGCGCGACATATGGATTTATTGGAAAGTGGACAACAAGTAACCCAAGAAACTCGTCTTTATAATCCTGATACGCATACTACTCATGCAATGCGCAGTAAAGAAAATGAAAATGATTATCGTTATTTTCCCGATCCTGATTTATTACCCATTCAAATCCCCCTTTCTCTTATCTCTGAAGTAAAAAATAATTTACCAGATCTTCCCGATAAAATTTATCTGGAATTAAAAAATACTCCTTCATTAAACGAAGAAGACATTAATTTTATTCTTTCTTCGCCCGCAACTTATTATTTTTATAAAGAAATAAAGACACAAAGCCATGCCCCTGAAAAAATGATCATTAATTGGTTAAAAGGACAATATACTGCAGCGTTGAATGAAGAAAATCTCACCTTTGATACACCTCGTGTAGCGGCAAATATTATGGCAAATCTACTCAATAAGTTACAGGATAATATTATTTCTCTAAATCATGCCCGAACCATTTTTACTTTACTCTGGTCTGGTGAAAAAGATATTGAAACTATCATTGAGCGTGAAGGTTTTCGTCAATCAGATAATACCGCTCTTTGGGAAGAGATGATTGCTCAGTTAATAAAACAATATCCTGAGCAAGTTGCTGATTACAGATCAGGAAAAGAAAAATTATTAGCCTTTTTTATTGGGCAAATAATGAAACAAACTAAAGGAAAAGCAAATCCTGAACAAATTAATCTTCTTTTGAAGAAACGTTTAAGCGGAAATTGA